Within the Hermetia illucens chromosome 6, iHerIll2.2.curated.20191125, whole genome shotgun sequence genome, the region GGACATTGCGCCTCCCACGGGTTTGTCTTGCTTTGACATGTTGGCTAGTGCAAACCCTGCGAACCCTCCAGCACATGCCTTTTTCCCTAGAATCAAGTGTACCTACGCCTTTATTTTCCCAATCCACTCTCTAGAGTAGAGTTtcccacatacatatatatagatacaaaaagaaaattttgaagttaAGATGGGAGTTTTGGGGGAAATTATACAAGAGGTTTAAAATTTTAGGGAAAGAACAGAAGGAGATGTCTGGATTCCTTGGGTTCtaggccacattgggttagatGGCAATGAGACAGCGGATGAGCTCGGTAGGAAAAGAACAGTGACGCTGCTATACGCATCAGGACGCTTTTGTGGAATTGGATAGAACTGCTCGACTACGTCGCTAAGGAAGCAAGAGAAACGGGTGAGAGCAATATAGGCTAACAGACCCTAGCGTTCAAAACATTGtttaaaccttaccaagaagAGTCTTAGGTTCAAGATAGGAATACTATATTCACTAGTCATTGCAGGCAAAATTCTAACCTGGGAAGGTTGGGGACATCTACGGACACTTTCTGCAGATTCTATGAGGAGAATGGTGAAACCTTCATACATATTCTGActcatctgggagaatactgaATGCTggatgccaggttgaaacacttggaagtaggaaAGATAGTATAGATCCTGTTCAAATACTTTTACATGAAAAATAAGCAAAACCTTTAACGGTTTTAAATAATCAGACAATCTAACCGACAAGTATAACAACAAATGGTTTACCATCATATCTCTTTGCTACATCTTGAATTCCTTACTATATCTTACCTTCTAGATACGCTGAATTCCCTATAAACTCCACTTTCATCAAAAAATAATTTAGGGAAGGGGAAATCCAGTAAAAACAGCTTAAATTTGCCACATGCAACTATGTATGTGTAAAACTACCCTTGAACTTGGACCCCAACCACAAATGCCCTACGGTATAGCAAAAACACTCTCAGTAACGTAAAACCTATGAAATGCCTACTCTCAGATCAATACTCCAGACGTCCTTCCCCCCTAGTCGGATTAGCATTGATTCATTCCTTTTTCGTTATGTTTCCAGGTTAATATTCAAAGTCCCAAAGACGCATATGTGTCCTTTCCTTTGGATGTCTGATGCCCATCGATTATATTCACAAAACGTGCGCTTATCAAATTTATGTGAATTCGGAAGTGGCGAAAATAAAGACTAACACCTCGAGGACCTTTCAGGAGTGGGGCCCTAATTGGATTTGAATTATCCACAGTTTaaggaaatatataaaaacaCGATTAGTCGAGGATTTCTGTTGAGAATTAGTTCGACGCTTGTTCTTGTTCGGTCCTCAGAGTATGCACCACTCCAGTGAATATTAGTTTGTGACTACACGGCTATTTTTGCGAAAGTGAAATTGGccgttgttttgtttttggaggAAAAAAATCGATAAATTCCTCGAAAAGGCATCGCTACAAACGAATATTTTCCTTTAACTCAAAGTGAAAAAATaggatttaaattttaaaatggtaTTTTCGCGGGTTAGCGACGCCTTCACCGGTCCCCTGGGCAGTGGCAATGCATCGGTGGTGGATATGGTTCCACAGGACATGCTGTACTTGGTAGATGATTATTGGTACCAATTTCCTCCGATGAACCCTCTCTGGCACGGCATCCTGGGCTTCGCTATCACAATTACCGGAATCCTTTCGATGGTCGGGAATTTTGTCGTCATTTTCATCTTTACTACGACGAAAGCCTTGCGGACACCTTCCAATCTCTTCGTAGTGAACTTGGCAGTTTCTGACTTCTTGATGATGTTGACTATGTTCCCACCAATGGTCATGAATTGCTACTACGAGACGTGGGTCCTTGGACCCCTAATGTGCGAGATTTACGGGATGTGTGGATCGTTGTTTGGATGTGTTTCGATTTGGTCGATGACTATGATCGCCTTCGATCGATACAATGTCATTGTCAAGGGTCTGGCAGGAAAACCTTTGACCACTAGTGGAGCTTGCGCAAGGCTGGCTTTCGTTTGGACCGCATGCTTCATATGGACACTGATGCCATTGTTTGGATGGAATCGTTACGTGCCTGAGGGTAATATGAGCGTGTGTGGAACTGATTATTTGACCAAGGACTGGACTAGCCGATCATACATTTTGGTTTATTCATGCTTTGTGTATTTCACTCCATTACTTTTGATTATCTATTCATACTACTTTATTGTTAAGGTAAGTCCATAGAGGTTCAATTAGTAAACTTCATTGACTCACTGCATCCTATCATTCCAGGCTGTTTCTCAGCATGAAAAAATCATGCGTGAGCAAGCGAAAAAGATGAACGTCGCCTCATTGCGATCAACTGAGGAAGCTAGCAAGAGCATCGAAGCAAGGTTGGCGAAAATTGCCTTGTTTACCATTTCGTTATGGTTCTTTGCATGGACTCCTTATTTGATCATCAATTACACTGGCATCTTCGAAACAATGAAGATTTCACCATTGAATACCGTATGGGGATCTCTGTTTGCCAAGTGTAATGCAGTCTATAATCCAATTGTTTACGGAATTAGGTAAGAAACTGAGATAATTAGAGGGTCCTTTGTCCATATCCTCCAATCAAAGATGCCTCCTCTGCATATCCTGTATCTTGCTGACTTTTTAATAATACAATCTAAATCCTTTTTCTTCCCAGTCATCCAAAATATCGACAAGCTCTCTTCAAGAGGTTCCCGTGCCTCTCTTGTGGTGCAGACGAAGACCAATCAGACATACCCTCTCAAGCTACAACGCAAGAAAAGCAATCAATTGCCCCGTCGAATGCATAATTTCATACCTTTGGATAAGTTTAAGGAGACAATGGGTTATGGCggatcttttgttttttaatttgtaattttgttaTTGCGACCTTACGATGAAAATTTGGACAGAGAAACCTAATGGAAATGAATAAATGTTAGCATGCCTCTAGATGATCGAGGACATAAGGGTTTGTGTATTATTTCTCAAAAATAAGGTCTAGTTTAGGGGTAATAATTTTCAGCGTCTATCTAGCACGCAATGAGAagatgccggactttcaacgcaggGGCTTGTTACTTTGGAGGATGCTGTCTTCGGTACGGAGAGGCAGATCCTGGTTGGGGgtcacttcaatgccagggcacttgaattaGGTTAGCATCACCCAGACTCCAGGCGGAAACGGATCCTCGAAACGGCAGTGAGGACAGGGTTCGTAGatttgaacaccgaatccactcTAACTTTGCATCAcctaggctgcgaaggaagcgtTTCCAATGTAAAATGCACGTCAGAATCAGTGGTTTCGCTGATGGACGAGAGCGAGTTGTAAAAGAGCCCGGTTGACGCCATCTTTCGGTACGCACCAGCCCGGCGCTCTTCCTGTGCAGTGAAGATGACCACCGGAACATTAAATAAAGCTCTTGAAACTGGTGGAGTCCCACTGGGCTCACGAGGAGAATGGCGACTCGTGGAGACTCGGTTATAaattggtaacccgaaaaattgaaGCTCTGCGTAAGTGCTGTCCACTTAAAGCCGAGCAGCTGGACCGTGTTGTAGGGCCACTATTTCCTGCATATCCCCTACGGGTTGATGACAGCAGCCTGAAACGCGCCGAAAAATACCcactttctctataaaagaatagGTAGTCCTCTCTACGAAAAGCAAAAAGGTGCCAGCACCGGAAGCGAAGATGTACACACCGGTGTTCAAACATTGGCTAGGCCTACCGTTCGGCATATTCAACGCTATTGAGGAATTGATGGATTATCTGGCAAAACGCGTATTGTTCTGCAAGATATTAGAGGGCCAGATGGGGATGGAGATCACTTCGGGAgtagtacagggatccatcctaaggctGGACCTCTAGAACTATTCTttcgatagtctgctaagaacGGCGCCTAGTCGGTGATACAGATCATCTTGCAACAAGTAGTTGCTGGATGTCCTGTTGAACAGGCTCAAAGatgacttggcatattgatgcgacgagtaagcggatggatgactgcccaTGTTTTCAACCTGGAAAAAACGAAAGTAATCATTCTGATTATAAAAGGAATCCCAACCTTGCATCCCATCCCCATGGGCGAGTCGATATTGGAGCCGAAACCAATGGTTAAATATCTTAGATTGACGCTCGGCATAACGATGAGCTTTTTAGAGCAAATCAACGCAGCAGGAGACAAGGTTCTCGCTGGAGTTTCCGCTTTAGGTCggttaatggcaaacattgcggGTCCTACGTTCAGCAGACGACGGATTCTAATGAGTGCAACGCAatctgttctgctctatggcgcggtgGTATGCACTGATGCTTTTGGCAAGTACAGcgacggggagctttgtgggTGTCGCCTGCATATCGCGTCTCAGAACCGgctatgatggtgatcgcgggaatgattcccgTTGCCTTTCATGCGAAGGAGCGTTAATGCATCTACAAGAGCAAGGAAGAGGACTCGAGGGAAGTCTTTGctcatgaagaacggcaacatacactaaatgagtgacaacactcttggcaaaataagacAAGAGGTAAATGGACTCAACAGCTCGTCTCTAAACTGGATCTGTGATTGAATCGAGAGCATGGTGAGTCTGACTGTTTCCTTACCCACCTCCTAGGTGGGcacggaagttttcagtcttacctgaacaagattgggaaggcacgaacTTCTCACTGTGTATTTTACAATGGGGCTGATGACGCcgaacacactttttttcttataGATAGCAGGTTTGATGgaattcgtcaacaactttatttaaacataagGGAGCTTCCTCCAGAAAACATTGTTGGAGAGATGCCGAGGAGCACTGACACTATTTTCGCACGTTGCATGAATACGGTAAGCGGTCCTGGTTCGAAACGGTATCagctcttcaaaaaaaaaacctacagAAAATAAAAAGGCAGACACCATGATCCACATGTTGTTCCTCAGTGAACAGTATATAGACGCCCACCATTATGGTATGCCACCATCTGGGTTCGAGAGTTCCACCAGCTTGCGATGCAGGTCCGCAGAATACAGAAGGAATTCCGCTGGGCAGGAACTAGTGCATAATATCAACAGTAACCCATGAGCCCCGGGAATAAGTTGGTCACTAAAAACTCGAAGTTCATTGATAATCTTTTTCCATAGAGGCTGGTAAAAAAATTGTGCTGACAATTTTCCTGTCCACCCTATGCGAGAAGAAACTGTCCACTGTAAACGAATTGGAAGAAAGGATCAAGTccatgaaaaataaacaagttcTTGGACCGGAGGAGATCTACAATGTACTAAAGTTTGTATTTAGGAATAAGTTGGACTTGCAGCAGGTGTCCTTCCCTTCCGCTGGAAAATTGCGGGACACTTGCTGATAAGCAAAGGTAGACGTGGCACTGAGCTGCCATCAACCTACTGTTCTCTCGTTATGTTCGCGTGCGATAACTGGACAGTGATTATAACTGCCGGTACACTGAAATGGGAGTCCATTCTCAACAGAGAGTCTCAGCACAAGATTGTGTGAAAATGTCGTTAAGAGGTATCGTCTCAGGTCATTGAGTCAACCTATCGATTATTGTAAGGAAATACCTGAAACAGTGAAAAATTTCAGAAAGTGTCGATTATGTAAAAATTGATTCTATGGAAGCGCTTGGCAGACCGAGGGAACATCCTTTCCTCTTTTCTTATATATTTTGTGGTGTTGCGATGctgacatgcgatgcactgtatCACCCAAgaatttatatcctttttgAGCATAGACTAATACGGAATTCAGAAGTGTAGGCTCCACCAGCTGTtccttggtggtctcaaacgcttGGACAGCCTCTGTAGCTCACGCAATCAGGCGGTCTTTGGTCTTCGGTCCAAACAAGTAGACGTTTAGAATCGATTGACGGCGGGTGGACGTTGGCAAGAAACGATGGTTGGAGTTTAACAACACTAAGAACCTTCTAAGATCGGCAATCGCATTGGAAGCCGAAAACTCGAAATCACTTGCACTTTGATTGGATCCTATTATcaggtggccgagaaatttcacttgCGATtggaagaatttgcatttctaagctttGAGTACTAGACCGGCTTCAGAgagacgttaaaaaatgcactTGAGGTGCTCTAAATGTTTGGACTCAGATGAAGACGCGACCAAAACAACATCCAAATAAAAGGAACAAAAGTGCATTTAATGTAATAATTTACTACTGCACTAAAActaaaaacatgaatatggaagctacGAATCTGTTCAGTGGTATCCACTCACGATCATGAGCAATCAGCGGCCGAGTTGCGGATTTTGGAGACGGAGAAATCTGTAGGAGACATGATTTCCAACTCAATGGAAACTTGCGTTTAGTGCCTACAGCGTagccagccagaaaggaaaatacAGCAACTcgtgggagaaactggaaatccaacTTCGGCCAGTGCGTCCGCGTTACTACTGCAAAAATCTACCCTtgagcggaagaggaaggctcggcaaaaGGACACTTCAGCCACTAAGGAAGGGAACTGCGAAAAAAGGTGAAGCAccttggaaatgaggacatggacttgCGAAGGTGCTgaaatgtccagagaaatcggacgcaaggaggCAGAATCTTCAGCGAAAGGTGGGAACAAACTGGCGACCTCGGTGAGAACCACACATGACTTACCAGACTCCTCTGCCAGCGCTAATGCACGCAAGAAACGTAAGGCGAACACATCCTTCGGTGCCAACACTATATTGTGCTTCGCGCATCCCTCGAGGGTTAGGGCCGCAGtcccgggaggtgatcaaaaaaGCGAGAGAGATCACAGCAAAGCTGGTCCTTCCCATAGGAATACAAGCATGAAGATGGGAAAGAAGAGTCTgagtgggagtttcctccaaggatggcaaaatatcagaaggacaatttaccatcctccgggagaGTCTGTAGAACAAAGTACTGAAGCCTGGAAAGAAGCCAGACGTTACAAATTAAGGTTTTTGCGATGGACTCCTCCATTTATAATCCACTGGTGAGACTGCCTTAATGTGGCTTCATTAGATAACCCCAGCTTGGAGTTCTAGCGCACAGCTCAAGTTCACTATTACGAATACCGAGCTGCGCAGGACAGAACGTGTCGGATGTTGGATACCTTGCCCTCGAAGAAAGACAGGGGATATCATCTACATGAGGAGTCAACAGAActcaggcatggacttcggactctggagggtaaagttcatgaataccAGGAATGACCAATCTACAAATGGGAAGGGTTTTTGCTTGGTAtacgaactggaccaaaagaattAAAAGATGCCACGCGATAGTCATCATATGGTGCCTCCTTTGCGCCGTTCCAAAAACTTTTTGATGCTGCCAGAGTACATAGTGTCggtgatactttaattaagtgtatctatgctatgctaaacAAGAGATTGCTatatgctgaagtgggtgtcgatcacTACCAAAAAATAGAACCAACAGAAGGCTGCCGCAACGAGGGGTACTATCACCACTCCTGTGGAGTATACTAATCGACTGCGAACTGCAAGCTTATGCTGAGGACGTGGATGTCCTTGCTGTTGATCTgaatctcggaacggtgtggaGAAACATGCAGCATGCCGTTTATTTGACTAATAGTTAGTGCCTGGGGCAGGtcattctagataaaaagcttcttgggaatgaagatgtagaggtaaagatgaaacgagctctcacagacctcatgtggtaatgtggatatacgctgCTATCATTAGTCCGTTATTCccatatgcatccgtagtgtactGGGTTAAGGTGTTGACTGTAAACTAGCCGCCATGCAAAGAACTGTCTATGTGGGTACATCCGGGACGGTTCTAAATGCAATACTCAATTGGCAATCCTTGGATatgtttattcaaagcactgcaacgaGAGCAAACTTTTAGACGAACTCGCTTAGATCTTAGGTCACTGCTTTGTagtgggaaatgaaatctcgagtGCCTTAGCATCCCACGACGGGTCCGGgagcagcaattggagtatcagtagtatTAGCTAAGGCTATCTtccaaaactggaaacaagcttcccataatgattgGTCACAGAGCCTAAACGTGCTAGAGACCCCAAGCTTTTCCTGTCACAACTTAACAGGCATACTGtaaagttcatcctgtcgaaTAGCAGGAAGGCGTGCAAACGTATTGAGGTCATtatgactggccataattcactagctggacataatGGATCCACGGAATAATTTCTAAGTGAATGTTCCGTCTATGGACGCACCAGGAATCAGATCTTTGCTCCAGTTGcaacggatagcatcacatcacatctaacggaaatcctgcgatatataaacaaatccgggatattccatttGAGAGGgggtcgagtacaatggaccattaCGGTTTCAGTGCTCAAAGTGCggtcccccacctcaaacatacACAGACACAGAATCATTCAATCCAAGGATCCCAATATAAAAAAGGACGAAAGGATTTACGTTCAAAATTCTCTCTAAGCGAATTCGTTTGCAACATTAATTCCTTTGTGGATTGTTCTGAATTTTTTATGTATCTAAGAGTACCTTCATCCATCCAAGTGTTACTTTTGCCGATTCAAGATATCAAATTCGATCTGGCAGAGCTTTTCGGGCTTTCCGATGGAGATAACATCCCACTTTCTATCTTGGGAGGCTATAGGGGCTTCTCTCAACCCCAACATTCTTAGTAGCTGCAAAACGATGCCCTCAAGCTGAGACAATAGATAAGCCTTCTCCTGCTTTACCATGTTCCTAAATTCATAAAATTGCAAGGTCATTTTGGGCATATCAAGAGCAAAATACTTCCATCCCTGCCAACCCCTTTTCGTGCCCCAGGCAATCTGATGTACTATTCAATACAAAAGTGCGCAAAACAATATAATAATGAGTGCAAACGATAAGTGAAATAAGAGAAAATCCATAAGCAAACATATAACTCATTTGAAGAAGAGAAATCCAATTAGAGATTATGCATTTTTAAAGAACTATAAAAGGCCGAAACGCACCATTCACATTTGAACTGGTTCACAGGTGCCATTGTTCGAACGAACCCTATATAGTAGTAAGTGCTATGCTCGAGAcagtttaaaatataaaaataaaaccttaaaaaataatttaaaaatattaataaaaccgCGAGAGGATTACATGTAATACTTTGAATGCTAAACGTTATTGACTGTGCtaacttaaaaataaatatataattgtGAACAATGGCAAGGTATGGAGTATGACTCAAGTGAAGTTTATTATTCATTAATTGAACGTTTTGAAAATTCAGCTTCGCAATGGACCCTGCTTCAGGACCCCGGTTCGCAGCCCTAGGAGGAAACTCGTCCGTGGTTGACAAGGTAACATTTCGACCCTTCCTTCGTAGATCCAGTGTCTACCAAATAGTTtgaaaaatgtgattttttaGTGTTGTCTAGTTCATCTAGGATTGTCTAGTTCATCTAGTGCCTGCATACTTTCTTTCTATCAGTTCCATACGCAGCAACATCCTAGTTAACACTCTTGAAAATGGGTAACATTCCAGGTCACCCCGGACATGATTCACCTAGTCGACCCCTACTGGTACCAATGGCCACCCATGGACCCAATGTGGAATATGATTTTCGGATTGCTTCTCACGATCATTGGAATCATCGCTGTGATTGGCAATGGCGTAGTACTCTATATTTTCTCTACAACAAAATCACTCAGGACGCCGGCCAATCTCCTGGTCATGAACTTAGCCTTCTGCGATATGTGCATCATGTTGACCAATAATCCAATGATGATAATCAATTTATTCTATGAAACGTGGGTTTTAGGGCCGATGATGTGTGACGTCTACGCACTGTGCGGGTCAATATTTGGAGCCGGTTCAATTTGGTCAATGAGCATGATTGCATTGGATAGATACAATGTAATCGTGAAGGGTATCAATGGACGACCAATGACAATAAAACTGGCTTTACTGAAAATTTTGTTCATCTGGTGCATTGGTGCTTTCTGGACGATAATGCCAATGATCGGCTGGAACAGGTAGGGTCAGACCAATCGTTTGACCAATAGTCCTAGTCATGGTATTTGATTGCAGATACATCCCGGAAGGAAACATGACTGCCTGCGGAATCGACTACCTCGGAAGGGACTGGAGCACTAGGCTATACGTAATCTGCTACCCATTGTGCGTATACTACACTCCTCTGTTCCTCATTTGCTATTCCTACTGGTTCATCCTTCAGGTAACTTCAAATACCCTTCATTTTTAGCCACCCTTTCCTAAAGTAATGTCTGCCAACAGGCTGTATCTGCGCACGAAAAAGCCATGCGAGAACAAGCCAAGAAAATGAATGTTAAATCCCTCCGATCATCTGAAGATGCAGAGAAGAGTGCTGAAGCCAAATTAGCTAAAGTTGCCTTAACTACCATCTCGCTGTGGTTCTTCGCCTGGACACCATACCTAATCATCAACTATTGTGGCTTATTCAAATACTCGAAAATATCTCCACTGACCACCATCTTGGGTGGAATTTTCGCAAAAACGAGTGCAGTATACAATCCAATTGTATACGGTATCAGCCACCCGAAATATCGGCTTGCACTGAAGGAGAAGTGTCCTTGCTGCGTAttcggaaaagttgaaaaagacCAACCAGCTGACAATCAATCACAAGCTACAGCCGCTGAAGCTGAGAaggcttaaatcttttgttttaatGTATTAACACTAAATAAAGCACTATTAGGAGTAACAACAGCAAAATGAATAATTTTTACTAAAAAATGTGAGACATTTTGTTTGAAAtgtgttaatattttttaattatttgaaaaaagaatGTAAAAAAATCGCAATGTCTATGATAAAAGacaacaaatataaaaaaataaaaaaaaatcagcatgatgaaaaaaatgtcttATCTACTCTATTAATAGTTCGATAATTAAGGAACAAAATAGCATAACTACCCGAAGCAATCCAATTTGTTGAGTGAAGGGTGCTTCCTTCACAAAGGAAGGTCGGATAaagtcaagtgaaaaactcattgGGAGATCAATGGTAAGCGTGCAGTAGCTTAAAGCATAACGACTAGTGTCATAACAACCACCACAACCTAATTGACTTAGCTTTGAGGACGCGATAGGAGTAGAGAACCTACACACTAACTTCGATGACCAGTCAAAATATTAAAGAATCCGGCCCAGCTTGCATCGAAAACATCACAAAAGGAGCAGCAGCAGAAAATGCCCTTAATAGCAGCCCTTCTCGCTCAAGAAGAAAATTACCTCGAAAACACAATCCTCACATCTTTTATGCCTTGTTGTTAACatttttatttgagaagatacaTTGCATTATCATGTCTCCTCCTCTCCCTCTGTCTATCCTGAAGCATCAACTATATCGGTCATTCCATCATACACTGAAGCACTCTGAAGAAGCCACGATCTTTTTtcaatagatagatagataccaTAATCTTCAAGAAAGACAGAAAGATGTTGACAATGGACCGACAAAAAGATTTCGAAACCTCACTGGGGGCAG harbors:
- the LOC119658668 gene encoding rhodopsin-like, whose protein sequence is MVFSRVSDAFTGPLGSGNASVVDMVPQDMLYLVDDYWYQFPPMNPLWHGILGFAITITGILSMVGNFVVIFIFTTTKALRTPSNLFVVNLAVSDFLMMLTMFPPMVMNCYYETWVLGPLMCEIYGMCGSLFGCVSIWSMTMIAFDRYNVIVKGLAGKPLTTSGACARLAFVWTACFIWTLMPLFGWNRYVPEGNMSVCGTDYLTKDWTSRSYILVYSCFVYFTPLLLIIYSYYFIVKAVSQHEKIMREQAKKMNVASLRSTEEASKSIEARLAKIALFTISLWFFAWTPYLIINYTGIFETMKISPLNTVWGSLFAKCNAVYNPIVYGISHPKYRQALFKRFPCLSCGADEDQSDIPSQATTQEKQSIAPSNA
- the LOC119658631 gene encoding opsin Rh1-like: MASFAMDPASGPRFAALGGNSSVVDKVTPDMIHLVDPYWYQWPPMDPMWNMIFGLLLTIIGIIAVIGNGVVLYIFSTTKSLRTPANLLVMNLAFCDMCIMLTNNPMMIINLFYETWVLGPMMCDVYALCGSIFGAGSIWSMSMIALDRYNVIVKGINGRPMTIKLALLKILFIWCIGAFWTIMPMIGWNRYIPEGNMTACGIDYLGRDWSTRLYVICYPLCVYYTPLFLICYSYWFILQAVSAHEKAMREQAKKMNVKSLRSSEDAEKSAEAKLAKVALTTISLWFFAWTPYLIINYCGLFKYSKISPLTTILGGIFAKTSAVYNPIVYGISHPKYRLALKEKCPCCVFGKVEKDQPADNQSQATAAEAEKA